The following are encoded together in the Budorcas taxicolor isolate Tak-1 chromosome 4, Takin1.1, whole genome shotgun sequence genome:
- the EN2 gene encoding homeobox protein engrailed-2: MEENDPKPSEAAAAEGQRPPESSPSGGAGSPGDADTGRRRALMLPAVLQAPGNHQHPHRITNFFIDNILRPEFGRRKDAGTCCPGAGGGRGAGAGGEGGVEGGGGAGGAEQLLGSGREPRQNAPGAPGAGGPLPGGGGSDSPGDGEGGSKALSLHSGAKKGGDPGGPLDGALKARGLGGGDLSVSSDSDSSQASANLGAQPMLWPAWVYCTRYSDRPSSGPRSRKPKKKNPNKEDKRPRTAFTAEQLQRLKAEFQTNRYLTEQRRQSLAQELSLNESQIKIWFQNKRAKIKKATGSKNTLAVHLMAQGLYNHSTTAKEGKSDSE, from the exons ATGGAGGAGAATGACCCCAAGCCCAGCgaagcggcggcggcggaggggcAGCGGCCGCCGGAATCCAGCCCCAGCGGCGGCGCCGGCAGCCCGGGTGACGCGGACACTGGCCGCCGGCGGGCTCTGATGCTGCCTGCGGTTCTGCAGGCGCCGGGCAACCACCAGCACCCACACCGCATCACCAACTTCTTCATCGACAACATCCTGCGGCCCGAGTTTGGCCGGAGAAAGGACGCGGGGACGTGCTGTCCCGGAGCTGGAGGAGGCAGAGGCGCCGGGGCAGGCGGCGAAGGCGGCGTGGAGGGaggcggcggcgcgggcggcgCGGAGCAGCTCCTGGGGTCGGGCCGGGAGCCCCGGCAGAACGCGCCCGGGGCGCCTGGGGCGGGCGGGCCTCTGCCCGGCGGTGGCGGTAGCGACTCTCCGGGTGACGGCGAAGGCGGCTCCAAGGCGCTCTCACTGCACAGCGGCGCCAAGAAAGGCGGAGACCCCGGGGGTCCCCTGGACGGAGCGCTCAAGGCCCGCGGCTTGGGCGGCGGCGACCTGTCGGTGAGCTCAGACTCGGACAGCTCGCAGGCCAGCGCCAACCTGGGCGCGCAGCCCATGCTCTGGCCGGCGTGGGTGTACTGCACGCGCTACTCGGACCGACCTTCTTCAG GTCCCAGGTCTCGCAAACCAAAGAAGAAGAACCCCAACAAAGAAGACAAGCGGCCCCGCACGGCCTTCACGGCAGAGCAGCTGCAGCGGCTCAAGGCCGAGTTCCAGACCAACAGGTACCTGACGGAGCAGCGGCGCCAGAGCCTGGCGCAGGAGCTCAGCCTCAACGAGTCGCAGATCAAGATCTGGTTCCAGAACAAGCGAGCCAAGATCAAGAAGGCCACGGGCAGCAAGAACACGCTGGCCGTGCACCTCATGGCGCAGGGTCTGTACAACCACTCCACCACCGCCAAGGAGGGCAAGTCCGACAGCGAGTAG